In the genome of Cronobacter malonaticus LMG 23826, one region contains:
- a CDS encoding LysR family transcriptional regulator, with product MTIKENDFRKIDLNLLIAFAVLFREQSVSLAADKLHLGQPAVSGALARLRDMFDDPLFIRSGHRMQPTARAVALHGELMPLLEQLQSALFQQAEFHPQQASATITLGMTDWVEMWLMPQLIPALREAAPGVRLNVVASSPFSDPRRLEEGELDMAISVAQAGPRWQERDVLVSMPFVTLWHPSQLSLTAPLTLEDYVREPHLMVTYREATSSLIDTLLARQGARRSICYTTPHFAGLPGLLMQMPALATVPTGLCDMWQTAWGLSASPVPLDVPPFEVALLWHQRHNSDPALMWLRGFIQRLVANGE from the coding sequence ATGACTATCAAAGAAAACGATTTCCGCAAAATCGACCTTAATCTGCTCATCGCTTTCGCCGTGCTGTTTCGTGAGCAGAGCGTGTCGCTCGCGGCCGATAAACTGCATCTCGGGCAGCCGGCGGTCAGCGGCGCGCTCGCGCGCCTGCGCGATATGTTCGACGATCCGCTGTTTATTCGCAGCGGCCACCGGATGCAGCCGACCGCGCGCGCCGTCGCCCTGCATGGCGAGCTGATGCCGCTGCTGGAGCAGCTTCAGTCGGCGCTGTTCCAGCAGGCCGAATTTCATCCGCAGCAGGCGAGCGCCACCATCACGCTTGGCATGACCGACTGGGTGGAGATGTGGCTGATGCCGCAGCTGATCCCGGCACTGCGCGAGGCCGCGCCCGGCGTGCGGCTCAATGTGGTGGCAAGCTCACCGTTTAGCGATCCGCGCCGTCTGGAGGAAGGCGAGCTGGATATGGCGATAAGTGTGGCGCAGGCCGGGCCACGCTGGCAGGAGCGCGACGTGTTAGTGAGCATGCCGTTTGTGACGCTCTGGCACCCTTCGCAGCTCAGCCTCACCGCCCCGCTGACGCTTGAGGATTACGTGCGCGAACCGCACCTGATGGTGACTTACCGCGAAGCGACCAGCAGCCTCATTGATACGTTGCTGGCTCGCCAGGGAGCGCGCCGCAGCATTTGCTACACCACGCCGCATTTCGCGGGCCTGCCGGGCCTTCTGATGCAGATGCCCGCGCTCGCGACCGTGCCCACCGGGCTGTGTGATATGTGGCAAACGGCCTGGGGGCTTTCGGCAAGCCCGGTGCCGCTCGACGTGCCGCCGTTTGAGGTGGCGCTGCTCTGGCATCAGCGCCATAACAGCGATCCGGCGTTGATGTGGTTACGCGGATTTATTCAGCGGCTGGTAGCGAACGGCGAATAG
- the pbpG gene encoding D-alanyl-D-alanine endopeptidase, with protein sequence MPTKIRLSLLSLALLLAAPLSAPALAAAKAAASPLAAAEPQIASGSAMIVDLRTNEVLFSSHPDLVRPIASITKVMTAMVVLDASLPLDEMLTVDISHTPEMKGIYSRVRLNSQISRKNMLLLALMSSENRAAASLAHHYPGGYDAFIRAMNAKAKALGMRNTHFVEPTGLSIHNVSTARDLTKLLIATKQYPLIGQLSTTREEMATFSNPTYTLPFRNTNHLVYRDNWNIQLTKTGFTNAAGHCLMMRTLIKNRPVTLVVMDAFGKYTHFADASRLRTWLETGKVQPVPEAALSYKRQKAAQMANNSVE encoded by the coding sequence ATGCCGACAAAAATTCGTCTTTCCCTGTTAAGTCTCGCGCTGCTGCTGGCCGCGCCGCTTTCCGCTCCGGCGCTGGCCGCCGCGAAAGCCGCCGCGTCGCCGCTTGCCGCCGCTGAGCCGCAAATTGCCTCCGGCAGCGCCATGATTGTCGATCTGCGCACCAACGAAGTGCTGTTCTCAAGCCACCCGGATCTGGTGCGTCCGATAGCGTCAATTACCAAAGTGATGACCGCGATGGTGGTGCTCGACGCCAGCCTGCCGCTGGATGAGATGCTGACGGTGGATATCAGCCATACGCCGGAGATGAAAGGGATCTATTCGCGGGTGCGTTTAAACAGCCAGATCAGCCGTAAAAATATGCTGCTGCTGGCGCTGATGTCGTCGGAAAACCGCGCGGCGGCAAGCCTCGCGCACCATTATCCGGGCGGCTATGACGCGTTTATCCGCGCCATGAACGCCAAAGCGAAAGCGCTCGGCATGCGCAATACGCATTTTGTGGAGCCGACAGGGCTTTCCATCCACAACGTCTCGACCGCACGCGATCTCACGAAGCTGTTAATCGCGACCAAACAGTATCCGCTGATTGGCCAGCTCAGCACCACGCGTGAAGAGATGGCGACGTTTTCGAATCCGACGTACACGCTGCCGTTCCGTAACACCAACCATCTGGTTTACCGCGATAACTGGAATATCCAGCTGACCAAAACCGGCTTTACCAACGCGGCGGGGCACTGCCTGATGATGCGCACGCTGATTAAAAACCGTCCGGTGACGCTGGTGGTGATGGACGCCTTCGGCAAATATACCCACTTTGCCGACGCCAGCCGCCTGCGCACCTGGCTTGAAACCGGCAAGGTGCAACCGGTGCCTGAAGCGGCGCTGAGCTATAAGCGCCAGAAAGCGGCGCAAATGGCGAATAACAGCGTCGAATAA
- a CDS encoding Yip1 family protein — MNHVWGLLSHPFREMQVIRHENETVTHHYTHHVLIMAAIPVLCAFIGTTQIGWDFGDGNVVKLSLFTGFYLAVLFYALMLAGVAVMGRVIWWMARDYPRRPSLAGCMVFAGYVATPLFLSGVVALYPLVWLCALVGTLALLYTGYLLYVGIPAFLNINQEEGLRFSGSTLAIGVLLLEVLLALTVLLWGYGYRLF, encoded by the coding sequence ATGAACCATGTCTGGGGGCTTTTGTCCCATCCTTTCCGTGAAATGCAGGTGATTCGCCACGAAAACGAAACCGTGACGCATCACTATACCCACCACGTACTCATCATGGCGGCCATTCCCGTGCTGTGCGCGTTTATCGGCACCACCCAGATTGGCTGGGATTTCGGCGACGGCAACGTCGTGAAGCTGTCGCTCTTTACCGGTTTCTATCTGGCGGTACTGTTTTATGCGCTGATGCTGGCAGGCGTCGCGGTGATGGGGCGGGTTATCTGGTGGATGGCGCGTGATTATCCGCGTCGGCCGTCGCTCGCGGGCTGTATGGTGTTCGCGGGCTATGTGGCGACGCCGCTCTTTTTAAGCGGCGTGGTGGCGCTCTATCCGCTGGTGTGGCTCTGCGCGCTGGTGGGAACGCTGGCACTGCTCTACACCGGTTATCTGCTGTATGTCGGCATTCCGGCGTTTCTCAATATTAATCAGGAAGAAGGGCTGCGCTTTTCCGGCTCGACGCTCGCCATCGGCGTGCTGTTGCTGGAGGTGCTGCTGGCGCTGACGGTCCTGCTGTGGGGCTACGGTTATCGTCTCTTCTGA
- the dld gene encoding D-lactate dehydrogenase has protein sequence MILTPTSGNHEVIAELTRITGASHLLTDPAKTARYRKGFRSGQGEALAVVFPGTLLELWRVLEICVAADKIILMQAANTGLTEGSTPNGNDYDRDIIIISTLRLDKLHLLDNGEQILAYPGTTLWQLERALKPLGREPHSVIGSSCIGASVMGGICNNSGGALVHRGPAYTEMALFAQIDDTGRLRLVNHLGIDLGQTPEQILGRLDDDRIDPTAVRHDERQASDRHYIERVRDIDADSPARYNANPERLFEASGCAGKLAVFAVRLDTFEAEKRQEVFYIGTNQPDVLTRIRRHILANFESLPVAGEYMHRDIYDIAERYGKDTFLMINKLGTDKMPFFFTTKGRTDAWLEKVPFVKPHFTDRMMQKLSGLFPGHLPPRMKSWRDKYEHHLLLKMAGDGIEEARSWLTSFFKEAEGDFFACTAEEGSKAFLHRFAAAGAAVRYHAVHADEVEDILALDIALRRNDTEWFEHLPPEIDSKLVHKLYYGHFFCHVFHQDYIVKKGVDVHALKEEMLALLRERGAQYPAEHNVGHLYEAPESLKQFYKANDPTNSMNPGIGKTSKQKYWGEPDGIAQTPGEQTAR, from the coding sequence ATGATCCTGACACCAACCTCCGGTAACCATGAGGTTATCGCGGAGCTGACCCGCATTACCGGCGCCAGCCATCTTCTCACCGACCCGGCCAAAACCGCCCGTTACCGCAAAGGCTTTCGCTCAGGCCAGGGCGAGGCGCTGGCCGTCGTTTTTCCCGGCACGCTGCTGGAATTATGGCGCGTGCTGGAAATTTGCGTCGCCGCCGACAAAATCATTCTGATGCAGGCGGCTAACACCGGCCTGACGGAAGGCTCGACGCCGAACGGCAACGACTACGATCGCGACATTATCATCATCAGCACGCTGCGCCTCGATAAGCTGCACCTGCTGGATAACGGCGAACAGATCCTCGCTTATCCCGGCACCACGCTCTGGCAGCTGGAGCGCGCGCTCAAGCCGCTTGGCCGCGAGCCGCACTCGGTGATTGGCTCCTCCTGCATCGGCGCGTCGGTGATGGGCGGTATCTGTAATAACTCCGGCGGCGCGCTGGTGCACCGCGGCCCCGCTTATACCGAAATGGCGCTGTTCGCGCAGATAGACGACACCGGGCGGCTGCGTCTGGTGAACCATCTGGGCATCGATCTCGGCCAGACGCCGGAGCAGATCCTGGGCCGCCTTGATGATGACCGCATTGATCCGACCGCCGTGCGCCACGACGAACGCCAGGCCTCCGACCGTCATTACATCGAGCGCGTGCGCGATATCGACGCCGACAGCCCGGCGCGCTACAACGCCAACCCGGAGCGGCTCTTTGAAGCCTCCGGCTGCGCCGGTAAGCTCGCGGTGTTCGCGGTGCGTCTTGATACTTTCGAAGCCGAAAAACGCCAGGAGGTGTTTTATATCGGCACCAACCAGCCGGACGTACTGACCCGAATCCGCCGCCATATTCTCGCCAATTTTGAAAGCCTGCCGGTCGCAGGTGAGTATATGCACCGCGATATCTACGACATCGCCGAGCGCTACGGGAAAGATACGTTCCTGATGATCAATAAGCTCGGCACCGACAAAATGCCGTTCTTCTTTACCACCAAAGGCCGCACCGACGCCTGGCTTGAGAAAGTGCCGTTTGTTAAACCGCACTTTACCGACCGCATGATGCAAAAACTGAGTGGGCTTTTCCCCGGTCATTTGCCGCCGCGCATGAAAAGCTGGCGCGATAAATATGAGCATCACCTGCTGCTGAAAATGGCGGGCGACGGCATTGAAGAAGCGCGCAGCTGGCTGACGAGCTTCTTTAAAGAGGCCGAAGGCGATTTCTTCGCCTGTACGGCGGAAGAAGGCAGCAAAGCGTTTCTACACCGCTTTGCTGCGGCGGGCGCGGCGGTGCGTTATCACGCGGTTCACGCTGACGAGGTGGAAGATATTCTGGCGCTCGATATCGCGCTGCGGCGCAACGACACCGAGTGGTTCGAGCATCTGCCGCCGGAAATTGACAGCAAACTGGTGCACAAGCTCTATTACGGCCACTTCTTCTGCCATGTGTTCCACCAGGATTACATCGTTAAAAAAGGCGTGGATGTCCATGCGCTAAAAGAAGAGATGCTGGCGCTGCTGCGCGAGCGCGGCGCGCAATACCCGGCGGAGCATAACGTCGGCCATCTCTACGAAGCGCCTGAGAGCTTAAAACAGTTTTATAAGGCCAATGACCCGACTAACAGCATGAACCCCGGCATCGGCAAAACCTCAAAGCAGAAATACTGGGGTGAACCGGACGGGATCGCACAAACGCCAGGGGAGCAGACCGCCCGCTGA
- a CDS encoding type II toxin-antitoxin system RelE/ParE family toxin, translating to MWTIYLTHEFECWLARQPQPLQEDVLAALGLLKIKGPHLGHPYADTLKGSRHAGMKELRVQHAGGPIRAFYAFDPHRYAIVLCAAEKKGDEKRFYRVMLRVANKLFSHYLNHREV from the coding sequence ATGTGGACTATTTACCTCACACACGAGTTTGAGTGCTGGCTCGCGAGGCAGCCGCAGCCGTTGCAGGAAGATGTGCTGGCGGCGCTGGGGCTTTTGAAAATCAAAGGCCCGCACCTCGGGCATCCGTATGCCGATACGCTCAAAGGCTCGCGTCACGCAGGCATGAAGGAATTACGGGTTCAGCACGCCGGGGGGCCCATACGTGCCTTTTACGCTTTTGATCCGCACCGTTACGCCATTGTGCTGTGCGCGGCAGAGAAAAAGGGCGATGAAAAGCGCTTTTACCGGGTCATGCTGCGCGTCGCTAACAAACTGTTTAGCCATTATCTGAACCACCGGGAGGTATAG
- the yohP gene encoding small membrane protein YohP produces MKIILWAVLIIFLIGLLVVTGVFKMIF; encoded by the coding sequence ATGAAAATCATTCTGTGGGCGGTACTGATTATTTTTCTGATTGGGCTGTTAGTGGTGACGGGCGTATTTAAAATGATCTTTTGA
- the dusC gene encoding tRNA dihydrouridine(16) synthase DusC: MRVLLAPMEGVLDSLVRELLTGVNDYDLCITEFLRVVDSLLPVKSFYKLCPELHNESRTPSGTQVRVQLLGQHPQWLAENAARAVELGSWGVDLNCGCPSKLVNGSGGGATLLKDPDLIYRGAKAMREAVPAHLPVTVKIRLGWDSGARRFEIADAVQQAGATELVVHGRTKEDGYKAERINWAAIGEIRERLTIPVIANGEIWDYASAQACMAETGCDAVMIGRGALNVPNLSRVIKYNEPRMPWPDVVQLLQQYTRLEKQGDTGMYHVARIKQWLGYLRKEYAEASELFSEIRALTTSAAIAEAINRH; this comes from the coding sequence ATGCGTGTTTTACTGGCGCCGATGGAAGGCGTGCTTGATTCTCTGGTGCGTGAACTGCTCACCGGGGTGAATGATTACGATCTCTGCATCACCGAGTTTCTGCGCGTGGTGGACAGCCTCCTGCCGGTGAAATCGTTTTATAAACTCTGCCCGGAACTCCATAACGAGAGCCGCACGCCGTCCGGTACGCAGGTGCGTGTGCAACTGCTCGGCCAGCATCCGCAGTGGCTTGCCGAAAACGCCGCCCGCGCGGTGGAGCTTGGCTCTTGGGGCGTTGATCTTAACTGCGGCTGCCCGTCGAAGCTTGTGAACGGCAGCGGCGGCGGCGCGACGTTGCTGAAAGACCCGGATCTTATCTATCGCGGTGCGAAAGCGATGCGCGAAGCTGTACCCGCGCATCTGCCGGTCACGGTGAAAATTCGTCTCGGCTGGGACAGCGGCGCGCGGCGTTTTGAAATCGCGGATGCCGTCCAGCAGGCGGGCGCGACGGAGCTGGTGGTACACGGGCGCACCAAAGAAGATGGCTATAAAGCCGAGCGGATTAACTGGGCGGCGATTGGCGAAATCCGCGAGCGCCTGACGATCCCGGTTATCGCCAACGGTGAAATCTGGGATTACGCCAGCGCGCAGGCGTGCATGGCAGAGACGGGCTGTGACGCCGTCATGATAGGCCGCGGCGCGCTTAACGTGCCGAACTTAAGCCGCGTGATTAAATATAACGAGCCGCGTATGCCCTGGCCGGACGTGGTGCAACTGCTGCAACAGTACACCCGGCTTGAGAAACAGGGCGATACGGGCATGTACCATGTGGCGCGCATCAAGCAGTGGCTCGGTTATCTGCGCAAAGAGTACGCCGAGGCGTCCGAACTCTTCAGCGAGATCCGCGCGTTAACCACCTCGGCGGCCATCGCTGAAGCCATCAACCGCCACTGA
- a CDS encoding helix-turn-helix domain-containing protein has product MKTFDEVLAAQTPEARARIEEKTAQLLLETHLYALREALSVSQTEMARQMGIAQPSVAAIEQRGNEMKISTLKRYVEALGGTVRLDVELPDGQRFGFTL; this is encoded by the coding sequence ATGAAGACGTTTGATGAGGTGCTGGCGGCGCAGACGCCGGAGGCCCGCGCGCGTATTGAAGAGAAAACGGCGCAGCTGCTGCTGGAAACCCACCTTTATGCGCTGCGCGAGGCGCTCAGCGTGTCGCAAACCGAGATGGCGCGCCAGATGGGTATCGCACAACCGTCGGTCGCGGCTATTGAACAGCGCGGCAACGAGATGAAAATCTCGACGCTGAAGCGCTATGTCGAAGCTCTGGGCGGCACGGTGCGGCTGGATGTCGAGCTGCCGGACGGCCAGCGTTTCGGTTTTACGCTCTGA
- a CDS encoding SDR family oxidoreductase, with protein sequence MSSANKVAIVTASDSGIGKKCAVFLARQGFDIGITWHSDDKGAKETAQEVESLGRRAELIQLNLSHLPEGANAIQQLIDRFGRIDALVNNAGAMIKKPFLEMTFDEWRSIQTVDVDGAFLCSQIAAKAMVKQGQGGRIVNITSVHEHTPLPEASAYTAAKHALGGLTKSMALELVEHNILVNAVAPGAIATPMNDMDEGDAKPGSMPNIPIARPGETDEIASIVAWLCSEGATYTTGQSFIIDGGFTLANPQFKPKA encoded by the coding sequence ATGAGTTCTGCAAACAAAGTGGCGATCGTCACCGCGTCAGATTCAGGCATCGGCAAGAAGTGTGCGGTTTTTCTCGCAAGGCAAGGGTTCGATATCGGCATTACCTGGCACAGTGACGATAAAGGCGCGAAGGAGACTGCGCAGGAAGTGGAAAGCCTGGGTCGGCGCGCTGAACTTATCCAGCTCAACCTCAGCCATCTGCCGGAGGGCGCGAACGCCATTCAGCAGCTTATCGACCGCTTCGGGCGTATCGACGCGCTGGTGAATAACGCGGGCGCGATGATCAAAAAGCCGTTTCTGGAGATGACCTTCGACGAGTGGCGCAGCATTCAGACGGTGGATGTGGACGGCGCGTTTCTCTGCTCGCAAATCGCGGCCAAAGCGATGGTGAAACAGGGGCAGGGCGGGCGCATTGTGAATATCACCTCGGTGCATGAACACACGCCGCTGCCGGAGGCGAGCGCCTACACCGCCGCCAAACACGCGCTCGGCGGGCTGACCAAATCGATGGCGCTGGAGCTGGTGGAGCATAACATTCTGGTGAACGCCGTCGCGCCTGGCGCTATCGCCACGCCGATGAACGACATGGACGAGGGCGACGCGAAACCCGGCTCGATGCCGAATATCCCGATAGCGCGCCCCGGCGAAACCGATGAGATAGCCAGCATCGTCGCGTGGCTCTGCTCAGAGGGGGCCACGTACACCACCGGCCAGTCGTTTATCATCGACGGCGGCTTTACGCTTGCCAACCCGCAGTTTAAGCCGAAGGCTTAA
- a CDS encoding CidB/LrgB family autolysis modulator, with the protein MMQNIWWSLPLTLLVFFAARKLAARLKSPLLNPLLVCMVVLIPFLMLAHIPYERYFQGSRILNDLLQPAVVALAFPLYEQLHQIRARWKSIITICFAGSVVAMVTGTSVALLMGASPEIAASVLPKSVTTPIAMAVGGSLGGIPAISAVCVIFVGILGAVFGHTLLNIMRIKTKSARGLAMGTASHALGTARCAELDYQEGAFSSLALVICGIITSLVAPFLFPIILAIWR; encoded by the coding sequence ATGATGCAGAATATCTGGTGGTCGCTGCCGCTGACGCTGCTGGTGTTTTTCGCGGCCCGCAAGCTTGCCGCGCGGCTCAAAAGCCCGCTGCTTAATCCGCTGCTGGTCTGCATGGTGGTGCTGATCCCGTTTCTGATGCTGGCTCATATTCCTTATGAGCGCTATTTCCAGGGCAGCCGCATTCTGAATGATTTGCTGCAACCCGCCGTGGTGGCGCTGGCGTTCCCGCTGTATGAACAACTGCACCAAATCCGCGCGCGCTGGAAGTCAATTATCACGATTTGTTTCGCTGGCAGCGTGGTGGCGATGGTCACCGGCACTTCCGTTGCGCTGCTGATGGGTGCCAGCCCGGAAATCGCGGCGTCAGTCCTGCCGAAATCCGTTACCACGCCGATCGCGATGGCCGTAGGTGGAAGCCTCGGCGGCATCCCTGCTATCAGCGCCGTGTGTGTGATTTTCGTCGGGATTCTCGGTGCGGTGTTTGGCCATACGCTGCTGAATATAATGCGGATAAAAACCAAATCCGCGCGCGGGCTGGCGATGGGCACTGCTTCGCACGCCCTCGGAACGGCGCGCTGTGCGGAGCTGGACTATCAGGAAGGCGCGTTCAGTTCGCTGGCGCTGGTGATTTGCGGGATTATTACGTCGCTGGTCGCCCCGTTCCTGTTCCCGATTATCCTGGCGATATGGCGCTAA
- a CDS encoding GNAT family N-acetyltransferase yields the protein MAVVENLTATKAAIRDVTPGDIDAIRAIYGWHVEHGRASFEETPPTLDEMTARVSAVTSQGLPWLVAEMDGIVVGYCYASPWRARPTYRYTLEESIYIDASMVGRGIGSRLLHALIERCEQGPWRQLMAVIGDGENNRGSTRLHRLLGFEVVGSLRSVGFKFGGWRDTLIMQRPLNQGDWTLPE from the coding sequence ATGGCTGTTGTGGAAAATCTCACGGCGACAAAAGCCGCGATTCGTGACGTTACGCCGGGGGATATCGACGCCATTCGCGCCATTTATGGCTGGCATGTCGAACACGGCCGCGCCTCCTTTGAAGAAACGCCCCCGACGCTTGATGAGATGACCGCGCGCGTCAGTGCCGTCACATCGCAGGGCTTGCCCTGGCTTGTGGCGGAGATGGACGGCATTGTGGTCGGCTACTGTTACGCCTCGCCCTGGCGTGCGCGCCCTACGTATCGCTATACCCTCGAAGAATCGATTTATATCGATGCCAGCATGGTCGGGCGCGGTATAGGTAGCCGTCTGTTACACGCTCTTATTGAGCGCTGCGAGCAAGGCCCGTGGCGTCAGCTAATGGCGGTGATTGGCGATGGCGAGAATAATCGCGGCTCGACGCGTCTGCACCGGCTGCTGGGGTTTGAAGTGGTGGGCAGTTTGCGCAGCGTCGGGTTTAAATTCGGCGGCTGGCGCGACACGCTGATTATGCAGCGTCCGCTCAACCAGGGAGACTGGACGCTGCCGGAATAG
- a CDS encoding MBL fold metallo-hydrolase, producing MKTAATLMTLFTVALAAPLGAAPMAVNSAQAPGYYRMMLGDWQITAVSDGTVTIPADKLLTRITPDNLKTRLADDALTPQVETSINAYVINTGDKLILVDSGAGALLGNNGGHLPENLRAAGIDPSQIDMVLLTHVHADHSGGVQRDGKPVFPNATVRVDQRDLDFWLNPAHENEVEASQRHTFAESERSLRPVISAGKLNAFRAPAQMMPGIEALPAPGHTPGSVIYKVTRSGETLLLWGDIIHVKAVQMPQPKVAIHFDVNQDEAVAMREKTLKMAAQSNAWVASAHIAFPGIGKIKAQGEGYRWVPVNYSSHGAK from the coding sequence ATGAAAACTGCTGCGACTTTAATGACGCTTTTCACTGTCGCGCTGGCCGCGCCGCTCGGCGCGGCTCCGATGGCCGTCAACAGCGCCCAGGCACCGGGTTATTACCGCATGATGCTTGGCGACTGGCAGATAACGGCCGTCTCTGACGGCACCGTGACCATTCCCGCCGACAAACTCCTGACCCGCATCACGCCTGACAATCTCAAAACGCGCCTTGCCGATGACGCGCTGACGCCGCAGGTCGAAACCTCCATTAACGCCTACGTTATTAACACTGGCGATAAACTCATCCTGGTGGACAGCGGCGCGGGCGCGTTACTTGGGAATAACGGCGGCCATCTGCCGGAAAACCTGCGCGCCGCCGGTATCGACCCGTCGCAAATCGACATGGTTTTGCTGACGCACGTTCACGCCGACCACTCCGGCGGCGTGCAGCGCGACGGTAAACCGGTGTTCCCGAACGCCACCGTGCGGGTGGACCAGCGCGACCTCGATTTCTGGCTCAACCCGGCGCATGAAAATGAAGTCGAAGCCAGCCAGCGCCATACGTTTGCGGAATCGGAACGGTCGCTGCGCCCGGTCATCAGCGCCGGAAAGCTGAACGCGTTCCGCGCGCCCGCGCAAATGATGCCCGGCATTGAAGCGCTGCCCGCGCCCGGCCACACGCCCGGCAGCGTTATCTACAAAGTGACCCGAAGCGGTGAAACGCTATTACTGTGGGGCGATATCATCCATGTGAAAGCGGTGCAGATGCCGCAGCCGAAAGTGGCGATTCATTTTGATGTCAATCAGGACGAGGCGGTGGCCATGCGGGAGAAAACGCTGAAAATGGCGGCGCAGAGCAACGCCTGGGTGGCATCGGCGCATATCGCGTTTCCGGGTATCGGCAAGATAAAAGCGCAGGGAGAGGGGTATCGCTGGGTGCCGGTCAACTACAGCAGCCACGGCGCGAAATAG
- a CDS encoding DedA family protein, with product MDINNLIERYGYVTLLLGSLAEGETVTLLGGVAAHEGLLRFPLVVLVVALGGMIGDQALYLVGRRFGTRALARFSGKQKQIGRAQALIQRHPAWFVIGTRFMYGFRIIGPLLIGASRVPPKLFVPLNILGALVWATLFTTIGYVGGQVIEPWLHRLDHHLKQLVWVVLAVGIVLLLRWLWRKRSSRED from the coding sequence ATGGATATCAATAACCTGATTGAGCGGTACGGTTATGTGACGTTGTTACTGGGCAGCCTTGCCGAAGGGGAAACCGTCACGCTGCTGGGCGGCGTGGCCGCGCATGAAGGGCTGCTGCGCTTTCCGCTGGTGGTGCTGGTGGTGGCGCTCGGCGGCATGATAGGCGACCAGGCGCTGTATCTGGTGGGCCGCCGGTTCGGCACCCGGGCGCTGGCGAGGTTTTCCGGCAAGCAGAAGCAGATAGGCCGCGCGCAGGCGCTTATCCAGCGCCACCCGGCGTGGTTTGTCATCGGCACCCGCTTTATGTATGGTTTTCGTATTATCGGCCCGCTGTTAATTGGCGCGAGCCGCGTCCCGCCGAAGCTCTTTGTGCCGCTGAATATCCTCGGGGCGCTGGTCTGGGCGACGCTCTTTACCACGATCGGTTACGTGGGCGGCCAGGTGATAGAGCCGTGGCTGCATCGCCTCGATCATCATCTGAAACAGCTGGTGTGGGTCGTACTGGCGGTGGGCATTGTGCTGCTGCTGCGCTGGCTGTGGCGTAAACGCAGCAGCAGAGAGGATTAA
- a CDS encoding CidA/LrgA family protein, whose amino-acid sequence MSTMLTSLWQLVRAFILIYACLYAGIAIAALLPITIPGSIIGMLILFVLLAFQILPAKWVQPACNLLIRYMALLFVPVGIGVMQYFDVLQAQFGPVVVSCFISTLVVFMVVSWSAHLAHGERKVVGQERSSEK is encoded by the coding sequence ATGAGCACAATGCTGACTTCTCTCTGGCAACTGGTACGCGCTTTTATTTTGATTTACGCCTGCCTCTACGCAGGCATCGCGATCGCCGCGCTGCTGCCGATTACGATCCCCGGCAGCATCATCGGCATGCTGATTCTTTTTGTGCTGCTGGCGTTTCAGATCCTGCCTGCGAAATGGGTACAGCCCGCCTGTAATCTGCTGATCCGCTATATGGCGCTGCTGTTCGTGCCGGTGGGCATTGGCGTGATGCAATATTTCGACGTGTTGCAGGCGCAGTTTGGCCCGGTGGTGGTCTCCTGCTTTATCAGCACGCTGGTAGTGTTTATGGTGGTGAGCTGGAGTGCGCATCTCGCGCACGGCGAGCGCAAAGTGGTGGGCCAGGAAAGGAGCAGTGAAAAATGA